From a region of the Nonlabens sp. Hel1_33_55 genome:
- a CDS encoding Rossmann-like and DUF2520 domain-containing protein, translating to MITVFVIGTGNLGKQLCVALESDQDSQIKLMGYTNHSLNDIPQIKAPLFKEKFPKCDLYLLAVPDDSIEKVSASIPANQPVAHMSGSVPMSVLDSHDEYGVLYIPQTFNKYRQADLEEITICLESGSMEMKEKLWMVAGSLSRKRTHINSTQRQQLHLAAVYMNNFVNHCYYKSAEILKAADLDPKLLEGLQTETLENAKQSKPHDAQTGPARRGDSATINRHLEQLKESDQAMYLAISESIKRTYED from the coding sequence ATGATCACTGTTTTTGTCATAGGTACTGGTAATCTGGGAAAGCAATTATGCGTTGCGTTGGAATCTGATCAAGATTCTCAAATCAAACTGATGGGTTACACCAACCATAGCTTGAATGATATTCCGCAAATCAAGGCTCCTTTATTTAAGGAAAAATTTCCTAAATGTGATTTGTACTTACTTGCAGTTCCTGACGATTCCATTGAAAAAGTAAGCGCATCAATTCCAGCAAATCAGCCAGTAGCACACATGAGCGGCAGCGTTCCTATGAGTGTTTTAGATAGTCATGATGAATATGGCGTTTTGTATATACCTCAAACGTTCAATAAATACCGTCAGGCAGATCTGGAAGAAATCACGATTTGTCTGGAATCAGGTTCAATGGAAATGAAAGAAAAATTATGGATGGTGGCTGGCTCGCTTTCGCGAAAGCGAACTCACATCAACTCCACGCAACGACAACAGCTTCATCTTGCTGCGGTGTATATGAACAATTTTGTGAATCACTGTTATTACAAGTCTGCTGAAATCCTGAAAGCAGCAGATTTAGATCCAAAATTGTTGGAAGGTTTGCAAACAGAAACGTTGGAAAATGCCAAGCAATCAAAACCTCATGATGCTCAAACCGGTCCAGCGCGACGCGGTGATAGTGCAACCATAAATAGGCATTTAGAACAACTCAAAGAATCAGATCAAGCCATGTATCTGGCTATAAGTGAATCCATTAAACGAACCTATGAAGACTAA